One region of Quercus lobata isolate SW786 chromosome 2, ValleyOak3.0 Primary Assembly, whole genome shotgun sequence genomic DNA includes:
- the LOC115974802 gene encoding aspartyl protease family protein At5g10770-like, whose translation MATPTTSFLRFLFFSVLVFLCTLDNLGFALQPRELEGEHLTHMHTLNVSSLIPSTTCSPSTKGSNKRASLTVADKHGPCSQLNQDKVKAPTMTEILEQDQSRVNSIQARLSKKLGLNGLRASKATTIPAKSGSTIGSGNYVVTIGLGTPKRDLTLIFDTGSDLSWTQCQPCLKSCYQQKEPTFDPSKSSTYSNISCSSSVCSQLSSATGNSPGCSSSTCVYGIQYGDQSFSVGFFGKEKLTLTSTDVFNNFLFGCGQNNQGLFSGAAGLLGLGRDPLSLIQQTATKYNRVFSYCLPSTSSATGSLTFGETASSSSAIKFTPLSKLTEDTSFYGLDTLGITVGGKKLSIATSVFSNAGTIIDSGTVITRLPPDAYSALKAAFKDAMKSYPLTSGFSLLDTCYDLSKYKTVSIPKISFSFSGNVKVDLDVSGIILAQKISQVCLAFAGNSDSDSVGIFGNVQQRRLEVVYDVAGGRVGFGPAGCT comes from the exons atgGCCACTCCCACCACTTCCTTCCTTAGGTTTCTCTTCTTTAGcgttcttgtttttctttgcacTCTGGACAACCTGGGATTTGCCCTTCAACCAAGAGAGTTGGAAGGCGAACATCTTACTCATATGCATACCCTTAATGTCAGCTCTCTAATACCGTCAACTACTTGCAGCCCTTCTACCAAAG GCTCTAATAAGAGGGCATCCTTAACAGTGGCAGACAAACATGGCCCATGCTCTCAACTCAATCAAGACAAAGTTAAAGCACCCACTATGACTGAAATCCTCGAACAAGACCAATCCAGGGTCAATTCGATTCAGGCTAGGCTCTCAAAAAAGCTGGGTCTTAATGGTTTACGTGCATCAAAGGCCACTACTATCCCAGCCAAGTCTGGTAGCACCATTGGCTCGGGCAACTATGTTGTGACCATTGGCCTTGGCACTCCAAAAAGGGACTTAACACTCATATTTGATACTGGTAGCGACCTCTCTTGGACTCAATGCCAACCTTGCTTAAAATCTTGCTACCAACAAAAGGAACCAACCTTTGATCCATCTAAATCATCGACTTATTCAAATATTTCGTGTAGTTCATCAGTGTGCTCTCAACTCTCCTCTGCCACAG GGAACTCCCCGGGCTGCAGTTCCTCGACCTGTGTGTACGGCATACAATATGGCGATCAATCATTCTCTGTGGGATTTTTCGGCAAAGAGAAGCTAACCTTGACATCAACAGATGTGTTCAACAATTTCTTATTCGGCTGTGGCCAAAACAACCAAGGTCTCTTCAGTGGTGCAGCTGGATTACTTGGTCTCGGCCGTGACCCGCTTTCCTTAATCCAACAAACCGCAACAAAATACAACCGTGTCTTCTCTTATTGCCTTCCTTCAACTTCTAGCGCTACTGGTAGCCTCACGTTTGGAGAAACTGCTAGCTCTTCGAGTGCCATCAAATTCACTCCCTTGTCGAAACTCACTGAAGATACCTCATTTTACGGCCTCGACACACTCGGGATCACTGTAGGTGGAAAGAAGTTATCGATTGCAACCTCAGTTTTTTCGAATGCAGGCACCATTATCGATTCAGGGACTGTCATAACACGTTTGCCGCCCGATGCTTATAGCGCCTTGAAGGCGGCATTTAAGGATGCAATGAAGAGTTACCCTTTGACAAGTGGGTTTTCGTTGCTTGATACATGTTATGATCTTAGCAAATACAAGACAGTTTCGATTCCAAAGATAAGCTTTTCGTTTAGTGGTAATGTGAAGGTGGATTTGGATGTGTCGGGGATAATTCTCGCTCAAAAAATCTCGCAGGTTTGTTTGGCTTTTGCTGGTAACAGTGATAGTGATTCTGTTGGAATTTTTGGGAATGTGCAGCAGAGAAGGTTGGAGGTGGTGTATGATGTTGCAGGAGGGAGAGTTGGGTTTGGTCCTGCTGGTTGTACCTGA